In the genome of Cryptosporangium phraense, one region contains:
- a CDS encoding low temperature requirement protein A: protein MTSETYEPIVRVTSLEVFFDLVFVFAITQLTTVLVDDPSFRGLARVVLMFGLIQWIYGGYVWLANAVAPDRLVRRLLMLLGMAGFLLIALGIPSSVTLFGLGYLVVVLVHTGLFMRSANTSSVAGIFRIAPFNLVSAVLLLVAGFVGYEYVFWTIALVLLAATPFLAPVRLFRVQVAHFVERYGLLLIIVLGESIVAIGVGVSGLELSPAVVLTALLALAVTAGLWWAYYTDDEERAEHALESRAPDQRARPALNSYFYSLAPMLLGVVVFAAGVKKTIGHPTEEAHWFAAVALAGGVGLYLLGHGLFRVSLGLPGASNRLVGAVLTLLAIPLGHAVAGAAELAVVLAIVVASVASDVFTKAAAEA, encoded by the coding sequence GTGACTTCGGAGACCTACGAACCGATCGTCCGCGTAACGAGCCTCGAGGTCTTCTTCGACCTGGTTTTCGTCTTCGCGATCACCCAACTCACGACCGTCCTGGTCGACGACCCGAGCTTCCGTGGGTTAGCTCGGGTCGTTCTCATGTTCGGCCTCATCCAGTGGATCTACGGCGGCTACGTGTGGCTGGCGAACGCGGTGGCGCCGGACCGGCTCGTGCGGCGGCTGCTGATGTTGCTGGGCATGGCCGGGTTCCTGCTGATCGCGCTGGGGATCCCGTCGAGCGTGACCCTGTTCGGCCTCGGGTACCTGGTCGTCGTGCTCGTCCACACCGGGCTGTTCATGCGGAGCGCGAACACCAGCTCGGTCGCGGGCATCTTCCGGATCGCGCCGTTCAACCTGGTGTCGGCCGTGCTGCTGCTGGTGGCCGGGTTCGTCGGGTACGAGTACGTGTTCTGGACGATAGCGCTGGTGCTGCTGGCCGCGACGCCGTTCCTCGCGCCGGTGCGGCTGTTCCGGGTGCAGGTGGCGCATTTCGTCGAGCGGTACGGGTTGCTGCTGATCATCGTGCTGGGTGAGTCGATCGTGGCGATCGGCGTCGGGGTGAGCGGTCTGGAGCTCTCGCCCGCGGTGGTGCTCACCGCGCTGCTCGCGCTGGCCGTGACGGCCGGGCTGTGGTGGGCGTACTACACCGACGACGAGGAGCGGGCCGAGCACGCGCTCGAGTCCCGCGCCCCGGACCAGCGGGCCCGGCCGGCGCTGAACTCGTACTTCTACTCGCTGGCGCCGATGCTGCTGGGCGTCGTCGTATTTGCGGCCGGGGTGAAGAAAACGATCGGACATCCGACCGAGGAGGCGCACTGGTTCGCCGCGGTCGCGCTGGCCGGTGGGGTCGGGCTGTATCTGCTGGGACACGGGTTGTTCCGCGTGTCCCTGGGGTTGCCGGGGGCCTCGAATCGCCTGGTCGGGGCGGTGTTGACGCTGCTCGCGATACCGCTCGGGCACGCGGTGGCCGGTGCCGCCGAGCTCGCGGTGGTGCTCGCGATCGTGGTGGCGTCGGTCGCCTCCGACGTATTCACGAAGGCCGCGGCCGAGGCGTAG
- a CDS encoding transporter substrate-binding domain-containing protein — protein sequence MTDEEGVEPTELPPPLEPRLPPRWASGQRTLSKFDGLGLAARLLRLAVVVVLLVGAVVVAAVTVSGVGPPSEQDLRRQAGLLDKRQLLIGVKDDQPGMALLQNGVYKGFDVEIAYLVAADLGFAPDDVKFLTIESEDRARRQALDVKTNKIVTVDLVVATFSITPERKADPDVTFSAPYLRTEQSVLTRRPHAKVEALSDLAGKKVCTLNTTTSAQNLRRAGVVPAGKNKISECVKGLRSGAYEAVSTDAAILAGFVAKEPKTFQIHDIGAEGSELYGINVGTNKALATLVNLALYRSYTDPADRRWENAYDTYLRPEQPFAMPQQVAVAKQPEVSRPAVRIWPWEDER from the coding sequence ATGACGGATGAGGAGGGCGTTGAGCCGACCGAGCTCCCGCCGCCGCTGGAGCCCCGCCTCCCACCGAGATGGGCGAGCGGGCAGCGGACCTTATCCAAATTCGACGGTCTGGGGCTCGCCGCCCGTCTGCTCCGGCTGGCGGTCGTCGTCGTGCTGCTGGTCGGGGCCGTCGTCGTCGCGGCGGTGACGGTCAGCGGCGTCGGGCCGCCGTCCGAACAGGACCTGCGACGCCAGGCCGGGCTGCTCGACAAGCGTCAGCTGCTGATCGGCGTCAAGGACGATCAGCCGGGGATGGCGCTGTTGCAGAACGGCGTCTACAAAGGCTTCGACGTCGAGATCGCGTACCTGGTCGCCGCCGATCTGGGCTTCGCGCCGGACGACGTGAAGTTCCTGACGATCGAGAGCGAGGACCGGGCCCGCCGACAGGCGCTCGACGTCAAGACGAACAAGATCGTCACGGTCGACCTCGTCGTGGCCACGTTCAGCATCACGCCCGAACGCAAGGCCGACCCCGACGTCACGTTCTCGGCGCCGTACCTGCGCACCGAGCAGTCGGTGCTGACCCGGCGTCCGCACGCGAAGGTCGAGGCGCTGTCCGACCTGGCCGGCAAGAAGGTCTGCACGCTGAACACGACGACGTCGGCGCAGAACCTCCGTCGGGCCGGCGTGGTGCCGGCCGGCAAGAACAAGATCAGCGAGTGCGTGAAGGGCCTGCGGTCCGGCGCCTACGAAGCCGTGTCGACCGACGCGGCGATCCTGGCCGGGTTCGTCGCCAAGGAACCGAAGACGTTCCAGATCCACGACATCGGCGCCGAGGGCAGCGAGCTCTACGGCATCAACGTCGGCACGAACAAGGCGCTCGCGACCCTGGTGAACCTCGCTCTGTACCGGTCCTACACCGACCCGGCCGACCGGCGCTGGGAGAACGCCTACGACACCTACCTCCGTCCGGAGCAGCCGTTCGCGATGCCGCAGCAGGTCGCGGTGGCCAAGCAGCCCGAGGTCTCACGACCGGCGGTGCGCATCTGGCCGTGGGAGGACGAGCGGTGA